One genomic segment of Peptostreptococcaceae bacterium includes these proteins:
- the porA gene encoding pyruvate ferredoxin oxidoreductase, translating into MGIRDRLSGNEAIATAMKQINPDVMAAFPITPSTEIPQYFSQFVANGLVDTEFVPVESEHSAISACMGSQAAGARTVTATSSAGLALMHEILYVAASARLPITLACVNRALTGPININCDHGDSMGARDSGWIQIYSENNQEAYDNFIQAFRIGEHPDVQLPVMVCQDGFITSHGVENIELIEDKEVKDFVGEYEPQQYMLNSKEPIAIGPYDSPAYYIEHKRNQLESMKNAKAIISAIGKEFGEMTGRPYEFFEAYKLDDAEVAIIVLSSAAGTTKDAIDTMRAAGKKVGLLKLRVFRPFPDAEIAAALKNVKVIAVMDRHDGFSTIGGPVFAEVRTALYDLPNPPKTISYIYGLGGRDVRTIHIESIFNELLAIKDGKNQGEAYRYLGVRE; encoded by the coding sequence ATGGGAATTAGAGATAGATTGTCCGGTAACGAAGCAATTGCAACTGCAATGAAGCAGATTAACCCAGATGTTATGGCTGCCTTTCCAATAACGCCATCAACTGAAATACCACAATATTTTTCACAATTTGTAGCAAATGGATTAGTTGATACTGAATTTGTACCTGTAGAATCGGAACACAGTGCCATTAGCGCATGCATGGGTTCACAGGCTGCAGGCGCAAGAACTGTAACTGCAACTTCATCAGCAGGCTTGGCTTTGATGCACGAAATTTTATATGTGGCGGCATCCGCCAGATTACCCATCACCCTCGCCTGTGTCAACAGAGCCCTGACTGGACCAATCAACATAAATTGCGACCACGGCGACTCAATGGGTGCTAGAGATTCAGGATGGATTCAAATTTATTCAGAAAACAATCAAGAAGCATACGATAATTTCATTCAAGCTTTTAGAATTGGCGAGCACCCGGATGTACAACTGCCCGTAATGGTCTGCCAGGACGGTTTTATCACATCTCATGGTGTTGAAAATATCGAATTGATTGAGGATAAAGAAGTCAAAGATTTTGTTGGCGAATATGAACCACAACAATATATGCTGAACTCCAAAGAGCCTATTGCCATAGGTCCCTACGATAGTCCAGCATATTACATCGAGCACAAGCGAAACCAATTGGAATCCATGAAAAATGCAAAAGCAATAATTTCAGCCATTGGAAAAGAATTTGGCGAAATGACAGGTAGACCCTATGAGTTCTTTGAAGCTTACAAACTTGATGATGCTGAAGTTGCCATTATCGTTCTCAGCTCTGCTGCCGGAACTACGAAAGATGCAATTGATACAATGAGAGCAGCCGGCAAAAAAGTTGGCCTACTAAAACTACGAGTATTCAGACCTTTTCCGGATGCGGAAATTGCTGCGGCTTTAAAAAATGTCAAGGTTATCGCTGTAATGGATCGTCATGACGGTTTTTCCACTATCGGCGGACCTGTATTTGCTGAAGTCCGCACAGCACTTTATGATCTTCCTAATCCGCCAAAGACAATCAGCTATATTTATGGTCTGGGTGGACGTGATGTTAGAACTATTCACATCGAATCCATATTCAATGAACTGCTTGCTATAAAAGATGGTAAAAATCAGGGCGAGGCTTATCGTTACCTCGGCGTCCGAGAATAG
- a CDS encoding pyruvate ferredoxin oxidoreductase (catalyzes the formation of acetyl-CoA from pyruvate and coenzyme A), protein MAYQFKEVMNKPERLTGGHRMCAGCGAPLAVRAVLRALKEDDKAVIGSATSCLEVSTFTYPYVAWKDSFIHNAFENAAATISGAEAAYNALRRKNKIDETYKFITFGGDGGTYDIGFQSLSGAMERGHDMVYVCYDNNAYMNTGIQRSSATPKYADTTTTPAGTVVPGKQQFRKDLSQIMVAHEIPYVAQTTFMGNFKDIHEKAEKAIYTKGPAFLNVLAPCPRGWRYEPEELMEICKLAVDTCFWPLFEVVNGEWKLTYKPKNKLPIEEYLKPQGRFKHLFKPGNEHLIADIQKKVDRKWESLLKKCGEL, encoded by the coding sequence ATGGCATATCAATTTAAAGAAGTAATGAACAAACCCGAACGACTGACAGGTGGCCATAGAATGTGTGCCGGTTGTGGCGCTCCTTTGGCCGTCAGAGCTGTACTGCGTGCATTAAAGGAAGATGATAAAGCTGTCATTGGATCAGCAACAAGTTGTCTTGAGGTTTCAACCTTCACCTACCCGTATGTTGCATGGAAAGACTCTTTTATCCATAATGCATTCGAAAACGCTGCAGCTACTATTTCCGGTGCAGAAGCGGCATATAACGCCCTTCGTCGCAAAAACAAAATTGACGAAACATATAAATTCATCACTTTCGGTGGAGACGGTGGAACCTATGATATCGGTTTCCAATCGTTGTCAGGTGCGATGGAACGTGGTCATGATATGGTATATGTATGCTATGACAACAATGCCTATATGAACACAGGCATACAACGTTCTTCTGCAACTCCAAAGTATGCGGATACAACAACTACTCCAGCAGGTACCGTTGTACCTGGCAAGCAACAATTCAGAAAAGATTTATCTCAAATCATGGTTGCTCACGAAATCCCTTACGTTGCCCAAACAACATTCATGGGCAACTTCAAAGATATCCACGAAAAAGCCGAGAAAGCAATCTATACTAAAGGACCCGCTTTCTTAAACGTATTAGCACCTTGTCCCAGAGGTTGGAGATATGAACCTGAAGAATTAATGGAAATTTGCAAGCTTGCAGTAGATACATGTTTCTGGCCACTTTTCGAAGTAGTCAACGGCGAATGGAAGCTAACTTACAAACCGAAAAACAAACTTCCAATAGAAGAATATTTAAAACCTCAAGGACGATTCAAGCATCTTTTCAAACCGGGCAACGAGCACTTGATTGCAGACATCCAGAAGAAAGTCGACAGAAAATGGGAATCGCTTCTCAAGAAGTGCGGAGAACTATAA
- a CDS encoding 4Fe-4S binding protein, with protein MSKNNPVNINESISWKDITPGGTIAQSGNAHFFKTGDWRTMIPIFKADKCKQCLLCVPVCPDSAIPVENKKRLDFDYDHCKGCGICAKACPFDAIDFIKDEKKEG; from the coding sequence ATGAGCAAAAATAATCCCGTAAATATCAATGAAAGCATCAGCTGGAAAGATATCACCCCAGGAGGCACGATTGCACAATCTGGCAACGCTCATTTTTTTAAAACAGGTGATTGGAGAACTATGATTCCAATTTTCAAAGCAGACAAGTGCAAACAATGCCTACTTTGTGTTCCCGTATGTCCAGATTCAGCTATCCCAGTCGAAAACAAAAAACGATTAGATTTTGACTACGATCATTGCAAGGGTTGCGGAATATGTGCAAAAGCATGTCCTTTTGATGCTATCGATTTTATCAAAGACGAGAAGAAGGAGGGATAA
- a CDS encoding SAM-dependent methyltransferase produces the protein MNTLSTYILNIVSNLPYKMVISSPAQKTAQYRKIVIGLKKGYYQVEKYTQKQVFHENIEHESIASYCARLLSSEYRELNAWDENYKYNIKISKKGKVFFGKSKEIDSPSLSLEHNRKKKYILAEGKTIEPLIDMGIFTKDGKIVNSMQDKYRQINRFVEIIDDAIRGRETKKLNVIDFGCGKSYLTFILYYYFTEIKGIEVNMVGLDLKEDVIEKCNLTSKKYGYGKLHFEVGDINGYKSPEPVDMVITLHACDTATDYALYNAIKWDAEMIFSAPCCQHELNSQMKSDAFSILTRYGLIKERVAALFTDSIRGNLLEYCGYKTQLLEFIDYGHTPKNIMIRAVKSNMPQKRRDEVLSEVVRINEEFSLRPKLLELLKDGNMITVSEMEKSKGGME, from the coding sequence ATGAATACATTGTCAACATACATTTTAAATATAGTATCAAATTTACCATACAAGATGGTTATAAGCAGTCCTGCCCAAAAGACGGCACAATACAGGAAAATAGTAATAGGTCTCAAGAAAGGCTATTACCAAGTGGAAAAGTATACACAGAAACAGGTGTTTCATGAAAACATTGAACATGAATCGATTGCGAGTTATTGCGCCAGATTGCTTTCAAGTGAATATAGAGAGCTTAACGCTTGGGACGAAAACTATAAATACAATATCAAGATATCGAAAAAAGGAAAGGTCTTTTTCGGGAAATCAAAAGAAATAGATTCGCCTTCGCTATCTCTTGAGCACAATAGAAAGAAAAAATATATTCTTGCGGAAGGCAAGACCATAGAACCGTTGATAGACATGGGGATATTCACGAAGGATGGGAAGATAGTCAATTCTATGCAGGACAAGTACAGGCAAATAAACCGGTTTGTTGAAATCATAGACGATGCGATTAGGGGAAGAGAAACAAAGAAGCTTAATGTAATAGATTTCGGATGCGGGAAATCCTATCTGACCTTCATTTTGTATTACTATTTTACGGAAATAAAAGGCATAGAAGTGAACATGGTCGGGCTCGACTTGAAGGAAGACGTAATAGAAAAATGCAATTTGACAAGCAAAAAATACGGGTACGGCAAGCTGCATTTTGAAGTTGGAGATATCAATGGTTATAAAAGCCCTGAGCCGGTGGACATGGTGATTACTCTGCATGCCTGCGACACAGCAACGGATTATGCTTTATACAATGCAATCAAATGGGATGCCGAAATGATATTTTCCGCGCCTTGTTGCCAGCATGAACTTAATTCTCAGATGAAGAGCGATGCGTTCTCGATATTGACCCGTTACGGATTAATAAAGGAGCGGGTGGCTGCGCTTTTTACCGATTCGATAAGGGGGAATTTGCTTGAATATTGTGGATATAAAACTCAGCTGCTCGAATTTATCGACTATGGACACACGCCAAAGAACATAATGATAAGAGCAGTAAAGTCGAACATGCCCCAAAAGCGTCGAGATGAAGTGCTGAGTGAGGTTGTGCGTATTAACGAAGAGTTCAGTCTTAGGCCAAAATTGCTTGAACTGCTTAAAGATGGTAATATGATAACGGTTTCAGAGATGGAAAAGAGCAAAGGAGGTATGGAATAA
- a CDS encoding ABC-F family ATP-binding cassette domain-containing protein: protein MSVLTADNVSHGFGARKILGEASFRLQKGEHVGLIGANGEGKSTFLNIITGKVTPDEGRIEWSKRATVGYLDQHSVLKKGKTIRNVLEEAFQGMFDMEAEMLSIYEKMGAADPKELKILMEDVGEIQNFLEHSGFYMLNAKIEEVANGLGLGDVGLEKEVSALSGGQRTKVLLTKLLLQNPTIMLLDEPTNFLDFEHIEWLKRYLQEYDNSFLLISHDVAFLNEVVNVIYHVENGSLTRYSGNYEQFEKMHAARKEQQLKAYARQKQEINKLEDFIVRNKARVATRGIANSRQKRLDKIEIIDKPREKIKPSFSFKEARTPGRFIFEAKNLVLGYDEPLTKPVDVVLERNKKIAITGVNGLGKSTLLKTMLGIIKPFSGKIYPGEFLSPGYFEQESNLANSNTALEEIWKEYPSMENRGVRSALAGCGLNNEHITSQMRVLSGGENAKVRLCKLMLKNINWLVLDEPTNHLDSQAKEELKKALIKFKGTILIVSHEPSFYSDWVTDIWNVENWTTKIV from the coding sequence ATGAGTGTATTGACAGCAGACAATGTTTCCCACGGTTTCGGTGCAAGAAAAATTCTTGGAGAAGCTTCCTTCAGACTCCAAAAGGGCGAACATGTAGGACTTATAGGCGCCAACGGCGAAGGAAAATCCACCTTCCTCAATATAATAACAGGCAAAGTCACCCCGGATGAAGGCAGGATAGAGTGGTCAAAAAGAGCGACCGTAGGATATCTCGACCAGCATTCTGTCCTCAAGAAGGGCAAAACCATAAGAAACGTGCTTGAGGAAGCCTTCCAAGGCATGTTCGACATGGAAGCTGAAATGCTTTCCATTTACGAAAAAATGGGAGCTGCCGATCCAAAAGAACTTAAAATATTGATGGAAGATGTGGGAGAGATACAAAACTTCCTTGAACATAGCGGCTTTTATATGCTTAACGCTAAAATAGAAGAGGTTGCCAACGGATTGGGACTTGGTGACGTTGGATTAGAGAAAGAAGTATCTGCTCTAAGCGGAGGCCAGCGGACAAAGGTACTGCTGACAAAGTTGCTACTCCAAAACCCCACGATAATGCTTCTTGACGAACCTACAAACTTCCTCGACTTTGAGCATATAGAATGGCTAAAGAGGTATTTGCAGGAATACGACAACAGCTTCCTTTTGATATCCCATGATGTAGCCTTTCTAAATGAGGTAGTCAATGTGATCTATCATGTTGAAAATGGAAGTCTTACAAGATACTCTGGAAATTATGAACAATTCGAGAAAATGCATGCCGCAAGAAAAGAACAACAACTAAAGGCCTATGCACGCCAAAAGCAGGAAATAAACAAGCTGGAGGATTTCATCGTCAGGAACAAGGCACGTGTCGCGACAAGAGGGATTGCAAACAGCCGGCAGAAAAGGCTTGACAAGATTGAAATAATTGACAAACCCAGGGAAAAAATAAAGCCATCCTTCTCATTCAAAGAAGCTCGCACACCCGGCAGATTTATTTTTGAAGCCAAGAATCTAGTTCTGGGATATGATGAACCACTTACAAAACCTGTCGATGTCGTATTGGAGAGAAACAAGAAAATCGCCATCACCGGTGTAAACGGTCTGGGTAAATCAACCCTGCTAAAGACGATGCTTGGAATTATCAAGCCATTCTCGGGCAAAATATATCCAGGAGAATTTCTATCACCCGGATATTTCGAGCAAGAATCAAACCTCGCAAATTCAAATACAGCGCTCGAAGAAATATGGAAAGAATACCCTTCCATGGAAAACAGAGGGGTACGTTCTGCACTTGCAGGCTGCGGACTAAATAATGAACATATAACAAGCCAAATGAGAGTTCTAAGCGGCGGAGAAAACGCGAAAGTCAGATTATGCAAGCTTATGCTCAAGAACATAAATTGGCTCGTTTTGGATGAACCCACAAACCATCTTGACAGCCAAGCCAAAGAAGAATTAAAAAAAGCGCTGATCAAATTCAAGGGTACCATTTTAATTGTCTCCCACGAACCCAGCTTCTACAGCGACTGGGTCACCGACATTTGGAATGTCGAAAACTGGACAACCAAGATAGTTTGA
- a CDS encoding metallopeptidase family protein, producing MESILDEVTVGFPQELFKELNGGILLFPETKHNPVGRKNDLFILGEYHRGGNMGRYIVIYYGSFMKVYGRLEKEALRGRLIHTLKHEFTHHLESLAGERGLEIEDARYLENYLRKI from the coding sequence ATGGAATCTATTCTGGATGAAGTAACAGTCGGGTTTCCACAGGAACTTTTCAAGGAATTGAATGGTGGGATTCTGCTTTTTCCGGAAACGAAACATAATCCGGTAGGAAGGAAGAATGATCTTTTCATATTGGGAGAGTATCATAGAGGCGGAAACATGGGCAGGTATATAGTCATATACTATGGATCTTTCATGAAGGTGTACGGTCGGCTCGAAAAGGAAGCCTTGAGAGGCAGGTTGATTCATACACTGAAACATGAATTTACCCATCACCTTGAATCACTTGCGGGTGAAAGAGGACTTGAAATTGAAGATGCACGGTATTTAGAGAATTATTTGAGAAAAATTTAG
- a CDS encoding 2-oxoacid:acceptor oxidoreductase family protein: protein MSNLTEIRWHGRGGQGAKTASLLLADAAFITGNFVQGFPEYGPERMGAPITAYNRISDVPLRVHSNIYEPDFVVVVDETLLMTVDVTAGLKSEGAIIINTPKSVEEIKSKIKNFDGRIYTIDARKISEETLGRNFPNTPMLGAVVKVSGIMKETTFLKAMEGSFNHKFATKPEVISGNMAALKTAMQEVAK from the coding sequence ATGTCAAATCTTACAGAAATACGTTGGCATGGAAGAGGCGGTCAAGGTGCAAAAACCGCTTCTCTCTTGTTGGCGGATGCAGCATTCATCACAGGCAATTTTGTTCAAGGCTTTCCTGAATACGGTCCGGAAAGAATGGGGGCTCCAATTACAGCCTACAACAGAATCAGTGATGTTCCCCTTAGAGTACATTCCAATATTTACGAACCGGATTTTGTTGTTGTCGTTGACGAAACATTGCTTATGACGGTCGATGTTACAGCCGGTTTAAAATCCGAAGGAGCTATTATCATCAATACTCCAAAATCTGTAGAAGAAATAAAATCTAAAATCAAAAATTTCGATGGACGTATTTACACTATTGATGCACGAAAGATTTCCGAAGAAACTCTTGGCCGAAACTTTCCAAACACACCAATGCTAGGTGCAGTTGTAAAGGTAAGTGGGATTATGAAAGAAACTACCTTCCTCAAAGCAATGGAGGGTTCATTCAATCATAAATTTGCTACAAAGCCTGAAGTCATAAGCGGCAACATGGCCGCACTCAAGACAGCAATGCAGGAGGTGGCTAAATAA